One window from the genome of Streptococcus salivarius encodes:
- a CDS encoding MarR family winged helix-turn-helix transcriptional regulator, with protein MNYDKIDGYLVDIFNNVVIIEEASLKNSKFNDVSLKEMHTIDVIGTHPDTTPSAVAKELMLTLGTVTTSLNKLEKKGYIVRTRSSVDRRVVHLSLSKKGRLVYRLHRRFHKSMVMRITEGFNDEELKVMSKGLENLHAFLEELK; from the coding sequence GTGAATTACGACAAAATTGATGGCTATCTTGTTGATATTTTTAATAACGTAGTTATTATCGAAGAAGCAAGTTTAAAGAATTCAAAGTTTAACGATGTTTCCCTCAAGGAAATGCATACCATTGATGTGATCGGTACACATCCAGATACGACACCAAGTGCAGTAGCTAAAGAACTCATGCTAACTCTTGGTACTGTAACAACATCTCTCAATAAACTTGAAAAGAAAGGTTATATTGTCCGTACGCGTTCATCAGTTGACCGTCGTGTGGTCCATCTTTCGCTTTCTAAAAAGGGTCGTTTGGTATATCGTCTTCACCGTCGTTTTCATAAATCAATGGTGATGAGGATTACAGAAGGCTTTAACGACGAGGAATTGAAGGTTATGAGCAAGGGATTGGAAAATCTCCACGCCTTTCTTGAGGAGTTGAAATAA
- a CDS encoding acyl carrier protein, which produces MAVFEKVQEIIVEELGKDAEEVKVETTFDELDADSLDVFQVISEIEDEFDIQIETEEGLNTVGDLVAYVEEKTK; this is translated from the coding sequence ATGGCAGTATTTGAAAAAGTACAAGAAATCATCGTTGAAGAACTTGGGAAAGATGCAGAAGAAGTAAAAGTAGAAACTACTTTTGACGAACTTGACGCTGACTCACTTGACGTGTTCCAAGTTATCTCAGAAATCGAAGATGAGTTCGATATCCAAATCGAAACTGAAGAAGGTCTTAACACTGTTGGTGACCTTGTTGCTTACGTAGAAGAAAAAACTAAATAA
- a CDS encoding beta-ketoacyl-ACP synthase III, with protein MAFAKISQVAHYAPAQVVTNDDLSKIMDTSDEWIRSRTGIQERRISLNENTSDLATNVAHQLLEKSGLAPEELDFVLVATISPDSSMPSVAARVQGAIGAVNAFAFDITAACSGFIFALATAEKLIKSGAYKKGLVIGSEVLSKTLDWSDRTTAVLFGDGAGGVLLEETEEEHFFGESLNTDGSKGGLESGASAVISPYSDESDQPNPYMQMDGKAIFDFAVKTVSKSIKALVEEKGEPDYFLLHQANIRILDIMAKKIDVSRDKFLANMMSYGNTSAASIPILLSENVANGTLKLDSGQTILLSGFGGGLTWGSLIVKI; from the coding sequence ATGGCATTTGCAAAAATTAGTCAGGTTGCCCATTATGCACCTGCTCAGGTCGTGACTAATGATGACCTATCAAAAATCATGGATACTAGCGATGAGTGGATTCGCTCACGTACAGGTATTCAGGAACGTCGCATCTCATTGAATGAGAATACGAGTGATTTAGCTACCAATGTTGCTCATCAGCTATTAGAAAAATCAGGATTAGCTCCTGAGGAGCTAGACTTTGTTTTAGTTGCAACGATTTCTCCTGATAGTTCTATGCCGTCAGTAGCGGCTCGAGTTCAAGGAGCAATTGGTGCAGTCAACGCCTTTGCTTTTGATATTACTGCGGCATGTAGTGGGTTTATCTTTGCTTTAGCAACCGCAGAAAAATTGATAAAGTCAGGCGCATACAAAAAAGGTTTAGTCATTGGTTCTGAAGTTCTTTCAAAAACTTTAGACTGGTCTGACCGTACAACAGCTGTCCTCTTTGGAGATGGTGCTGGCGGAGTCCTCTTGGAAGAAACTGAAGAAGAACATTTCTTCGGAGAATCTTTAAATACCGATGGTAGCAAGGGTGGTCTTGAGTCAGGAGCTTCTGCAGTTATCTCGCCTTATTCAGATGAGTCTGATCAGCCTAATCCCTATATGCAAATGGATGGGAAAGCAATCTTTGATTTTGCCGTTAAGACGGTTTCAAAGAGTATTAAGGCCTTGGTTGAAGAAAAAGGTGAGCCTGATTACTTCCTTCTTCATCAAGCTAATATTCGTATTTTGGATATTATGGCTAAGAAAATCGATGTCAGTCGTGATAAATTCTTGGCAAACATGATGTCTTATGGTAATACCAGTGCGGCAAGTATCCCAATTCTGCTTTCTGAAAACGTGGCGAATGGGACCTTAAAATTAGACAGCGGTCAAACAATTCTCTTATCAGGTTTTGGTGGGGGTTTGACATGGGGCAGTCTTATTGTTAAAATCTAG